Below is a window of Leuconostoc gasicomitatum LMG 18811 DNA.
ATCATCAGTGTAGTCTTCAGTACCGGCAATTGAATATACTGTTAGGTGACTTGGTATTTTACTATTATCTTGTATAAAATCTTTTAACATTTCAGTGCGTCGCTGTAAGGAAGTTTCTGAAAAGTTAAAGGGTGTCCCCAATGTCATCAATGTTGGTATTGAAAAGTCATCACTGTCAAAATATTTTTCAAAAAAATTTGTCCATATTAAGCCACCGTTTGAATGACCAACAGCAGAAAATGTCTGAAAGTGATAGCGATCTTGTAAGGCATAAAGAGCACTTGTTAACCATTGTGTCTGTTTTTTAATATTGTTGTAACCATCTTCGTTATTTTGAAAGCCAATAACAATAAATGGTTGGCGGTCATTAGCGTTGATTTTGCCAGTGTATATCAACTCACCATCTTGGTTAACTTTGACTTTTAGAACACTGTGTGTTGGGCCACTAGCATTGATTTCTGATAATAAATGATCGAATCGATTAACGGTTGCTTCAGATCCGGGAACAAAAATAACAGGTGTCATATGTGAATTTTTAATCTTGGATTGATGAGTACTTGTTTCTGATACCCAATGCTGACCATAGATACCTAAAAACACCATTAATATTAAGCTTAATATTAAAATTAATGTTAACACGATTCTATTTTTCATGAGTAACCTCTGTT
It encodes the following:
- a CDS encoding alpha/beta hydrolase — encoded protein: MKNRIVLTLILILSLILMVFLGIYGQHWVSETSTHQSKIKNSHMTPVIFVPGSEATVNRFDHLLSEINASGPTHSVLKVKVNQDGELIYTGKINANDRQPFIVIGFQNNEDGYNNIKKQTQWLTSALYALQDRYHFQTFSAVGHSNGGLIWTNFFEKYFDSDDFSIPTLMTLGTPFNFSETSLQRRTEMLKDFIQDNSKIPSHLTVYSIAGTEDYTDDGIVPIQSVIAGKYIYQKRVKSYTQITVTGDNAQHSNLPDNPEVMKLIQSNIITPLSRRDRH